The following proteins are encoded in a genomic region of Pyrus communis chromosome 11, drPyrComm1.1, whole genome shotgun sequence:
- the LOC137707935 gene encoding uncharacterized protein, with protein MDSALVVHEGGCHCKNVRWRVKAPSSVVAVSCNCSNCSMRGTTAFVVPTERFELLGDSEQFLTTYTFGTHTAKHTFCKVCGITSFYYQRENPDGVAITFRCVDPGTLTCVEIKHFDGKNWEV; from the coding sequence ATGGACTCTGCGTTGGTAGTACATGAAGGCGGGTGCCACTGCAAGAATGTAAGATGGCGAGTGAAGGCGCCTAGCAGTGTTGTGGCTGTTAGTTGCAACTGCTCGAATTGCTCTATGAGGGGTACCACCGCTTTTGTTGTCCCTACTGAAAGATTTGAACTTTTGGGTGATTCTGAGCAGTTTCTTACAACTTACACCTTCGGTACTCATACGGCAAAGCACACGTTCTGTAAGGTTTGTGGGATAACTTCATTCTATTATCAACGCGAGAACCCTGATGGGGTCGCAATCACGTTTAGGTGTGTTGATCCTGGAACACTCACTTGTGTTGAGATTAAGCATTTCGACGGGAAAAATTGGGAAGTTTGA